Proteins co-encoded in one Prinia subflava isolate CZ2003 ecotype Zambia chromosome 32, Cam_Psub_1.2, whole genome shotgun sequence genomic window:
- the RASSF2 gene encoding ras association domain-containing protein 2, which produces MELGGGDAVPCGKDKFISRNELLLHLKTYNIYYEGQNLQLRHREEEGELIVEGLLNISWGLRRPIRLQMQDDNQRIRPPPSSSSWHSGCNLGAHGSVLKPSTLPDIPVADGDTAPGTESPGNGAAPRPAEEAPQLMRTRSDVGVRPRGSARTPGEQRRLRRHRFSINGHFYNHKTSVFTPAYGSVTNVRINSTMTTPQVLKLLLNKFKIENSAEEFALYMVHTSGEKQKLRGSDFPLLARILQGPCEQVSKVFLMEKDQVEEVTYDVAQYIKFEMPILRSFIQKLEEEEDREVKKLKHKYSILRLMIEQRLEEISEGPTAM; this is translated from the exons ATGGAGCTCGGCGGAGGGGACGCGGTGCCCTGCGGGAAGGACAAATTCATCTCCAG gaatgagctgctcctgcacctgAAGACCTACAACATCTACTACGAGGGGCAGAACCTGCAGCTGCGGCACCGGGAG gaggaaggggagctGATCGTGGAGGGGCTGCTGAACATCTCGTGGGGGCTGCGCCGCCCCATCCGCCTGCAGATGCAGGACGACAACCAGCGCATCCGCCCgccgccctcctcctcctcctggcacTCGGGCTGCAACCTGGGCGCCCACGG gTCCGTGCTGAAGCCCAGCACCCTGCCGGACATCCCGGTGGCCGATGGAGACACCGCGCCCGGCACGGAGAGCCCCGGGAACGGCGCAG CCCCCAGGCCGGCGGAGGAGGCCCCGCAGCTGATGCGGACCCGCAGCGATGTCGGGGTCCGGCCCCGCGGCAGCGCCCGCACGCCCGGGGAGCAGCGGCGGCTGCGCCGGCACCGCTTCTCCATCAACGGCCACTTCTACAACCACAAG ACCTCGGTGTTCACGCCCGCCTACGGCTCCGTCACCAACGTGCGCATCAACAGCACCATGACCACGCCGCAGGTGCTCAAACTGCTGCTGAACAAATTCAAG ATTGAGAACTCTGCCGAGGAGTTTGCTCTCTACATGGTGCACACGAGTGGAG agaagcagaagctGCGCGGCAGCGATTTCCCCCTGCTGGCGCGCATCCTGCAGGGCCCCTGCGAGCAGGTGTCCAAGGTGTTCCTCATGGAGAAGGACCAGGTGGAAGAGGTCACCTACGAC GTTGCCCAGTACATCAAATTCGAGATGCCCATCCTCAGGAGCTTCATCCagaagctggaggaggaggaggatcgGGAAGTGAAGAAGCTGAAGCACAA GTACTCCATCCTGCGGCTGATGATCgagcagaggctggaggagatCTCGGAGGGCCCGACGGCGATGTga